One window from the genome of Streptomyces sp. WZ-12 encodes:
- a CDS encoding FUSC family protein, whose protein sequence is MLKRAFVAPDPGRTRLRFATRAVVGIGLAVALCGAAGLSLVASVTGGLAAMLALFTVADPTVRGQAVTTALLPVVGLPVLALAAVLHDLPLVRDLAFLAVVGAGVYARRWGPRGHSLGVFAFMTFFAAQFLHTVPGQLPELYAAMSLALTASSLVRFGAWCYERRSPAPAAAPVPAGGTGLARITTRQAVQATAGAAAALAAGHLLSDQRWYWAVGATWWVFVNTTSRGETLIRGFRRLLGTALGVVVGFAVAMPLHDQPVAAAVVVALSVFGIFYTAAVSYTWMMLAVTVLASMLYGLLGVLDPALLALRVGETVIGALGAVLAVLLVLPVTTHAITDERVERALRCVHACTAAAAARLTTDPQADPAPRVAELEAILDRVRLSLVPLVHPLNPLRARKRRARQVLALLDDCAREVRGLASIAADPEASHDDRLAAACWRVESAVEALTDAPLDGRRERTAAAAVPHTGDGGPVLAHLHALEQALLALAVPLGRPAPGGRTDRLPAGA, encoded by the coding sequence TTGCTGAAGAGGGCGTTCGTGGCACCGGACCCGGGGCGCACGCGGCTGCGGTTCGCGACCCGGGCCGTGGTCGGGATCGGGCTCGCCGTGGCGCTGTGCGGGGCGGCCGGGCTCTCGCTGGTGGCCTCCGTCACCGGTGGGCTGGCCGCGATGCTCGCCCTGTTCACCGTCGCCGACCCGACGGTGCGCGGGCAGGCCGTGACGACGGCGCTGCTGCCGGTCGTCGGCCTCCCGGTGCTCGCGCTCGCCGCCGTGCTGCACGACCTGCCGCTCGTCCGCGACCTGGCGTTCCTCGCCGTCGTCGGGGCCGGGGTGTACGCCCGGCGCTGGGGCCCGCGGGGGCACTCGCTCGGCGTCTTCGCCTTCATGACCTTCTTCGCGGCGCAGTTCCTGCACACCGTGCCCGGCCAACTCCCCGAGCTGTACGCCGCCATGTCGCTCGCGCTCACGGCGTCGTCGCTGGTGCGGTTCGGCGCGTGGTGCTACGAGCGGCGGTCGCCGGCGCCCGCCGCGGCGCCCGTCCCGGCCGGCGGGACGGGCCTCGCGCGGATCACCACCCGGCAGGCCGTCCAGGCCACCGCGGGCGCCGCCGCCGCGCTCGCCGCCGGGCACCTGCTGTCCGACCAGCGGTGGTACTGGGCGGTGGGCGCCACCTGGTGGGTCTTCGTCAACACCACCTCGCGCGGCGAGACGCTGATCCGTGGCTTCCGGCGGCTCCTGGGCACCGCGCTCGGCGTCGTCGTGGGCTTCGCCGTCGCCATGCCGCTGCACGACCAGCCGGTCGCGGCCGCCGTGGTCGTCGCCCTCAGCGTCTTCGGGATCTTCTACACCGCCGCCGTCTCCTACACCTGGATGATGCTCGCCGTGACCGTGCTGGCGAGCATGCTGTACGGGCTGCTCGGCGTGCTCGATCCGGCGCTGCTCGCGCTGCGGGTCGGCGAGACGGTCATCGGCGCCCTGGGCGCGGTGCTGGCGGTGCTCCTGGTGCTGCCGGTGACCACGCACGCCATCACCGACGAGCGGGTCGAGCGGGCCCTGCGCTGCGTGCACGCCTGCACCGCGGCGGCCGCCGCCCGGCTCACGACCGACCCGCAGGCCGATCCGGCGCCGCGGGTCGCCGAGTTGGAGGCGATCCTCGACCGGGTCCGACTCTCCCTCGTCCCGCTCGTGCACCCGCTCAACCCGCTGCGGGCGCGCAAGCGGCGGGCCCGGCAGGTGCTCGCGCTGCTCGACGACTGCGCGCGCGAGGTGCGCGGGCTGGCGTCCATCGCCGCCGACCCGGAGGCGTCGCACGACGACCGGCTGGCCGCGGCCTGCTGGCGCGTGGAGTCCGCCGTCGAGGCGCTCACCGACGCCCCGCTCGACGGCCGCCGCGAGCGGACCGCGGCGGCAGCGGTGCCGCACACCGGCGACGGCGGCCCCGTCCTCGCCCACCTCCACGCCCTGGAACAGGCCCTGCTCGCGCTCGCCGTCCCCCTGGGCCGACCGGCCCCCGGCGGGCGGACCGACCGGCTCCCGGCGGGGGCCTGA
- a CDS encoding RidA family protein — protein MTITRINPQQLHPTPGYSHITVVEAGRTAYLAGQCPLDRDGTVVGPGLAAQIDQVVANALVALAEVGAGPQHVVRSVIYVRSEQTAELSAAWRRLNDSALGPAFTTASTLLGVAQLGFPGQLVEVDLTAALPD, from the coding sequence ATGACGATCACCCGGATCAATCCCCAGCAGCTACACCCGACACCCGGCTACTCCCACATCACCGTGGTGGAGGCCGGCCGCACCGCCTACCTGGCGGGGCAGTGCCCGCTCGACCGTGACGGCACCGTCGTCGGCCCGGGACTGGCGGCGCAGATCGACCAGGTCGTGGCGAACGCGCTGGTCGCCCTGGCGGAGGTGGGCGCCGGACCGCAGCACGTCGTGCGCTCGGTGATCTACGTGCGGAGCGAGCAGACCGCCGAACTGAGCGCCGCCTGGCGCCGGCTCAACGACTCGGCCCTCGGCCCCGCCTTCACCACCGCCAGCACGCTGCTGGGGGTGGCGCAACTGGGCTTTCCGGGCCAGCTCGTGGAGGTGGACCTCACCGCGGCCCTGCCCGACTGA
- a CDS encoding GNAT family N-acetyltransferase, with protein sequence MTENHSDLTPCRLDSYTRDDVTALLGDGPDPFGVDSAGLTWLPKEEHFGIRLGDRLVAHAGLRRLPLVLGGAETSVIGVGGVAVAPDVRGRGLARRVVAAALDHARTMGPPHALLFCRPPLVTLYARLGWREVRDEVRVEQPTGPVVMPLRTMWTPLRDGAAWPPGPVRLLSAPM encoded by the coding sequence ATGACGGAGAACCACAGCGACCTGACCCCCTGCCGGCTCGACTCCTACACCCGCGACGACGTGACCGCGCTCCTCGGCGACGGCCCCGACCCCTTCGGAGTCGACAGCGCGGGCCTGACCTGGCTGCCCAAGGAGGAGCACTTCGGCATCCGGCTCGGCGACCGCCTGGTGGCACACGCCGGACTGCGCCGCCTCCCCCTCGTGCTCGGTGGGGCGGAGACCTCGGTGATCGGCGTCGGCGGGGTGGCCGTGGCGCCCGACGTGCGCGGCCGGGGCCTGGCCCGCCGGGTGGTGGCCGCCGCGCTCGACCACGCCCGCACCATGGGCCCGCCGCACGCCCTGCTGTTCTGCCGCCCGCCGCTGGTGACCCTGTACGCGCGCCTGGGCTGGCGGGAGGTCCGGGACGAGGTCCGGGTCGAGCAGCCCACCGGCCCGGTCGTGATGCCGCTGCGCACCATGTGGACCCCGCTGCGCGACGGGGCCGCCTGGCCGCCCGGCCCGGTGCGGCTGCTCTCCGCGCCGATGTGA
- the bglX gene encoding beta-glucosidase BglX encodes MGGLRRRSLLAAAGGTAAATGLANAGAAQAQTPPRAAQAGASPAAKTAPRRPGPYDRKVDDLLARMTVEEKLGQLQQLPWASDTGPGGPGTRTVEEAARRGRLGSVLNIFGARACNALQRIAVEESRLGIPLLYGLDVIHGFWTTFPIPLAQAASFDPRVAARDAEVSAAEARSNGVHWTFAPMMDVTHEPRWGRIAEGNGEDPYLTSAFAAAKVRGYQGDRLLAGDRIAACAKHFVAYGGAEGGRDYNTVDVSESRLRNLYLPPFKAALDAGAATVMASFNLIGGVPAHANGHTLTDVLKREWGFDGMVVSDWNGVQELLPHGVAEDGADAARLALNAGVDMEMTSTTLVTHGKRLLREGRIEARRLDDAVARVLRLKYALGLFAHPYVDEAKAIGAPSAAARAAARAAAGRSMVLLKNDRGVLPLRGSVRSLAVVGPFGDSTDLLGTWVLPAAAEKFPAGTVLDAVRGAVPGGTVRHARGVDPQGDEVRGIPEAVAAAAACEVTVVVVGEPAALSGEASARSDIGLPGVQQRLVEAIAGTGRPFVVVLVGGRPLTVGGWVDRAPAVVLAWHPGIEGGNALADVLFGKVNPGGKLPVSLPRSVGQLPIHYNHENTGRPYDPNDKFTSKYLDLPDGPLFPFGYGLSYTTFRTGTPRLGTSRIAADALRAGDGVEVTAAVTNTGSRAGDEVVQLYVHDRAASIAQPVRRLRGFHRVTLAPGASRTVRFRLAAEDLGFWSNAPHGEFRLEPGAIDVYVGGSSAAEGKATLTVT; translated from the coding sequence ATGGGTGGGCTGCGACGACGTTCCCTACTGGCCGCCGCGGGCGGAACCGCGGCGGCCACCGGTCTGGCGAACGCCGGGGCGGCCCAGGCGCAGACGCCTCCCCGGGCCGCGCAGGCGGGGGCCTCACCCGCCGCGAAGACCGCCCCGCGCCGGCCCGGGCCGTACGACCGCAAGGTCGATGACCTGCTGGCGCGTATGACTGTCGAAGAGAAGCTGGGACAGTTGCAGCAGCTTCCCTGGGCGTCCGACACCGGGCCCGGCGGGCCGGGGACCAGGACCGTCGAAGAGGCCGCCCGCAGGGGGCGGTTGGGCTCGGTGCTGAACATCTTCGGCGCGCGTGCCTGCAACGCGCTCCAGCGGATCGCCGTCGAGGAGTCGCGGCTGGGCATCCCGCTGCTGTACGGGCTCGATGTGATCCACGGCTTCTGGACCACGTTCCCCATCCCGCTGGCCCAGGCGGCCAGTTTCGATCCGCGGGTGGCGGCGCGGGACGCGGAGGTGTCCGCCGCGGAGGCCCGTTCCAACGGGGTGCACTGGACCTTCGCCCCGATGATGGACGTGACGCACGAGCCGCGCTGGGGCCGGATCGCCGAGGGCAACGGCGAGGACCCGTACCTGACATCGGCGTTCGCCGCCGCCAAGGTGCGCGGCTACCAAGGCGACCGGCTCCTGGCCGGAGACCGGATCGCGGCCTGCGCCAAGCACTTCGTGGCGTACGGGGGCGCCGAGGGCGGGCGCGACTACAACACCGTGGACGTGTCGGAGTCCCGGCTGCGGAACCTCTATCTGCCGCCGTTCAAGGCCGCGTTGGACGCGGGGGCGGCGACCGTGATGGCGTCGTTCAACCTCATCGGCGGGGTCCCGGCGCACGCCAACGGGCACACCCTCACCGACGTTCTCAAGCGGGAGTGGGGCTTCGACGGGATGGTGGTGAGCGACTGGAACGGCGTGCAGGAGCTGCTCCCGCACGGGGTCGCGGAGGACGGCGCGGATGCCGCGCGGCTCGCGCTGAACGCCGGCGTCGACATGGAGATGACCAGCACCACCCTGGTCACCCACGGCAAGCGGCTCCTCCGGGAGGGCCGGATCGAGGCCCGCCGACTGGACGACGCGGTCGCCCGGGTGCTGCGGTTGAAGTACGCGCTGGGGCTGTTCGCGCACCCGTACGTCGACGAGGCGAAGGCGATCGGCGCGCCGTCCGCCGCGGCGCGGGCGGCGGCCCGGGCGGCGGCGGGCCGGTCGATGGTGCTGCTCAAGAACGACCGGGGGGTGCTGCCGCTGCGCGGCTCGGTCCGGTCGCTCGCGGTGGTGGGCCCGTTCGGCGACTCCACCGACCTGTTGGGGACGTGGGTGCTGCCGGCGGCGGCCGAGAAGTTCCCGGCCGGGACGGTGCTGGACGCCGTGCGCGGGGCGGTGCCGGGCGGCACGGTCCGGCACGCCCGCGGCGTCGATCCGCAGGGCGACGAGGTGCGCGGCATCCCGGAGGCGGTCGCGGCGGCCGCCGCCTGTGAGGTCACGGTCGTGGTGGTGGGCGAACCGGCGGCGCTCAGCGGGGAGGCGTCCGCGCGCAGCGACATCGGGCTGCCGGGGGTGCAACAGCGGCTGGTCGAGGCGATCGCCGGGACCGGCCGGCCGTTCGTGGTGGTGCTGGTCGGCGGGCGGCCGCTGACCGTCGGCGGCTGGGTGGACCGCGCCCCGGCCGTGGTGCTGGCCTGGCACCCCGGCATCGAGGGCGGCAACGCCCTCGCCGATGTGCTGTTCGGCAAGGTGAATCCGGGTGGCAAGCTGCCGGTCTCGCTCCCGCGCTCGGTCGGCCAACTCCCCATCCACTACAACCACGAGAACACCGGCCGCCCCTACGACCCCAACGACAAGTTCACGTCGAAGTACCTCGACCTCCCGGACGGACCCCTCTTCCCGTTCGGGTACGGCCTGAGCTACACCACGTTCCGCACCGGCACGCCCCGGCTCGGCACCTCACGGATCGCGGCCGACGCGCTGCGCGCGGGCGACGGGGTCGAGGTCACCGCGGCCGTCACCAACACCGGCTCCCGGGCCGGCGACGAGGTCGTCCAGCTCTACGTCCACGACCGGGCCGCCAGCATCGCCCAACCGGTGCGCCGGCTCAGGGGCTTCCACCGCGTGACGCTCGCGCCGGGCGCGAGCCGGACGGTGCGGTTCCGGCTGGCGGCCGAGGACCTGGGGTTCTGGAGCAACGCCCCGCACGGCGAGTTCCGGTTGGAGCCCGGCGCCATCGACGTCTACGTGGGCGGCAGTTCGGCCGCCGAGGGCAAGGCCACACTGACGGTGACCTGA
- a CDS encoding DUF6624 domain-containing protein, giving the protein MTHDAPAPHTDDDLTAVASELVAMAAADHAATARANGPDFADQLAWRRLTARHADRLTEILDTHGWPTADRFGPDAARAAWLVAQHADRQLDVQRRALRLLERAVADGLAAPRDLAFLHDRTRVNEGREQRYGTQIAGVRDGAPVPWPCEAPEEMDRRRTEVGIPPFDEYVAQFA; this is encoded by the coding sequence ATGACGCACGACGCACCCGCGCCCCACACCGACGACGACCTGACCGCGGTGGCTTCCGAACTGGTCGCGATGGCCGCCGCGGACCACGCGGCCACGGCCCGCGCCAACGGCCCGGACTTCGCCGACCAGTTGGCCTGGCGCCGGCTCACCGCCCGGCACGCCGACCGCCTCACCGAGATCCTGGACACCCACGGCTGGCCCACCGCGGACCGCTTCGGCCCGGACGCCGCCCGCGCCGCCTGGTTGGTCGCCCAGCACGCCGACCGTCAACTGGACGTCCAGCGCCGCGCGCTACGGCTGCTGGAACGCGCCGTCGCCGACGGCCTCGCGGCCCCGCGGGACCTGGCCTTCCTGCACGACCGCACCCGGGTCAACGAGGGCCGCGAGCAGCGCTACGGCACCCAGATCGCCGGCGTCCGGGACGGCGCGCCGGTCCCGTGGCCGTGCGAGGCCCCGGAGGAGATGGACCGGCGGCGCACCGAGGTGGGCATCCCGCCCTTCGACGAGTACGTCGCCCAGTTCGCCTGA
- a CDS encoding Lrp/AsnC family transcriptional regulator: MAVDALDAKILKLLLEQPRTSVREYARVLGVARGTVQARLDRLERDGVITAYSPRLSPAALDHPVLAFVHIEVTQGHLEEVAAALAEVPQIIEAFSTTGGGDLLTRVVARDAAHLEDVIQRLIKLPGVVRTRTEVALRERVPHRMLPLVESVGGSAAQAG, encoded by the coding sequence ATGGCCGTGGACGCGCTGGACGCGAAGATCCTGAAGCTGCTGTTGGAGCAGCCGCGGACGAGCGTGCGGGAGTACGCCCGGGTGCTGGGGGTCGCCCGCGGGACGGTGCAGGCGCGCCTGGACCGCCTGGAGCGGGACGGGGTCATCACCGCCTACAGCCCGCGGCTCTCCCCCGCCGCGCTGGACCACCCGGTGCTGGCCTTCGTGCACATCGAGGTGACGCAGGGGCACCTGGAGGAGGTCGCCGCCGCGCTGGCCGAAGTGCCGCAGATCATCGAGGCGTTCTCGACGACCGGCGGCGGCGATCTGCTGACGCGGGTGGTGGCCCGGGACGCGGCACACCTGGAGGACGTGATCCAGCGGTTGATCAAGCTCCCGGGCGTGGTCCGCACGCGGACGGAGGTGGCGCTGCGCGAGCGGGTGCCGCACCGGATGCTGCCGCTGGTCGAGTCCGTGGGCGGCTCGGCCGCGCAGGCGGGCTGA
- a CDS encoding HAD family hydrolase gives MADDTAGGPAPVIFDLDGTLVDSEPNYFEAGRRVLAGYGVTDFTWEHHLRFIGIGTRETLTVLAREYRIDAPVEELLAGKNRAYLELARAGTEVFPQMRELVVRLAGGGHPMAVASGSSRAAIEAVLAGTGLDALLTTVVSAEEVPHGKPAPDVFLEAARRLGVEPAACVVVEDAAPGVLAARRAGMRCIAVPYVSGSVGDPAFAGAGLMFPGGQREFTARAAYAWIDGSDRSV, from the coding sequence GTGGCGGACGACACGGCGGGCGGGCCCGCACCGGTCATCTTCGACCTCGACGGGACGCTGGTGGACAGCGAGCCCAACTACTTCGAGGCCGGGCGGCGGGTGTTGGCCGGGTACGGCGTCACGGACTTCACCTGGGAGCACCATCTGCGCTTCATCGGGATCGGCACCCGCGAGACGCTGACGGTACTGGCGCGGGAGTACCGCATCGACGCCCCGGTGGAGGAGCTGTTGGCCGGGAAGAACCGCGCCTATCTGGAGCTGGCCCGGGCCGGTACGGAAGTGTTTCCGCAGATGCGGGAGCTGGTGGTGCGGCTGGCCGGGGGCGGGCATCCGATGGCGGTGGCGTCCGGCTCGTCGCGGGCCGCGATCGAGGCGGTGCTGGCCGGGACGGGGCTGGACGCGCTGTTGACCACGGTGGTGTCGGCGGAGGAGGTGCCGCACGGCAAGCCCGCGCCCGATGTGTTCTTGGAGGCCGCGCGCCGGCTGGGGGTCGAGCCCGCGGCGTGCGTGGTGGTGGAGGACGCCGCGCCCGGGGTGTTGGCGGCGCGGCGGGCCGGGATGCGGTGCATCGCGGTGCCCTACGTGTCCGGGAGCGTCGGCGATCCCGCGTTCGCCGGCGCGGGATTGATGTTCCCCGGCGGGCAGCGGGAGTTCACCGCACGGGCGGCGTACGCGTGGATCGACGGGTCGGACCGCTCGGTGTGA
- a CDS encoding sugar ABC transporter substrate-binding protein, with protein sequence MRRGVLVSVLTLSLAAPLAACGNDHQEPSQGKDHIGLLLPENKSTRYEKFDHRIISRRIAALCLPCTVDYGNAESSVDAQRSQFDALVKKGVKVIILDPVDAQAAKAWVDSAARQGVQVIAYDRLAEGNVAAYVSYDNDKIGRLQGEAILAALGPRAASADVVMFNGSPDDPNAPAFKKGAHAALDGKVHKIVYEKDVPEWSEATAKKEMADVINSRGPRGFDAVYSANDGMAGGIAEALKSAGVKNVPLGGQDAELPALQRLLDGTQAFTVYKEVRPEAETAAELAFRLLRGQSISTLTSTTAANHSKSGIPAKLFKATVVTKGNLKDTVVRDGVVRSDLLCTPALAAQCASAGVG encoded by the coding sequence ATGCGTCGCGGCGTCCTCGTCAGCGTGTTGACGCTTTCCCTCGCCGCGCCGCTGGCGGCCTGCGGAAACGATCATCAGGAACCGTCCCAGGGGAAGGACCACATCGGCCTCCTCCTTCCCGAGAACAAATCCACGCGCTACGAGAAATTCGATCACCGCATCATTTCCCGGCGCATCGCGGCGCTCTGCCTCCCCTGCACGGTGGACTACGGAAACGCCGAGTCGAGCGTCGATGCCCAACGCTCCCAGTTCGACGCCCTGGTGAAGAAGGGCGTCAAGGTCATCATCCTGGACCCGGTCGACGCCCAGGCCGCCAAGGCGTGGGTGGACTCCGCCGCACGTCAGGGCGTGCAGGTCATCGCCTACGACCGGCTCGCCGAGGGCAACGTGGCGGCGTATGTCTCCTATGACAACGACAAGATCGGCCGGCTCCAGGGCGAGGCGATTCTCGCCGCGCTCGGGCCGCGCGCGGCGAGCGCCGATGTCGTCATGTTCAACGGCTCCCCGGACGACCCCAACGCCCCGGCCTTCAAGAAGGGCGCGCACGCCGCCCTCGACGGCAAGGTGCACAAAATCGTCTACGAGAAGGACGTACCCGAATGGTCCGAGGCGACCGCGAAGAAGGAGATGGCCGATGTCATCAACTCCCGTGGCCCGCGCGGCTTCGATGCGGTCTACTCGGCGAATGACGGCATGGCCGGCGGTATCGCCGAGGCGCTGAAGTCGGCCGGCGTGAAGAATGTTCCGCTGGGTGGACAGGACGCCGAACTTCCCGCGCTGCAGAGGTTGTTGGACGGCACTCAGGCGTTCACTGTTTACAAGGAAGTGCGGCCGGAGGCGGAGACCGCCGCGGAACTGGCCTTCCGGCTGCTGCGGGGCCAGAGCATCTCCACCCTCACCTCCACCACCGCCGCGAACCACAGCAAGTCCGGCATTCCGGCGAAGCTGTTCAAGGCCACCGTGGTCACCAAGGGCAACCTCAAGGACACCGTCGTCCGGGACGGCGTGGTGCGCAGCGACCTGCTCTGCACCCCCGCCCTGGCCGCGCAGTGCGCCTCCGCCGGCGTCGGCTGA
- a CDS encoding phenylalanine 4-monooxygenase — MTSPRKRTPVSTEGHMGRADDHPGRCDREYRRRRDALAARADNHAVGAPYPGVEYTEDEHRTWRAVHDALLPKHRAHACRPVLDTLADTEIPADGVPQHADITPGLTARTGFALTLAGGVVPNERFLGSMEHGYFHAVQFVRHPAVPLYTPEPDVLHDVFGHGIHLSSPRIAELYRMFGRAANRVRTDEALDILSRVYWYTLEFGLVSESGAPKAFGAALLSSYGEIGAHDGREVRELDACATAGTQYRISSYQPVLFAARSFSHLEDTIGTFCTEFDDDTGRRLGLPALRRNRD, encoded by the coding sequence ATGACTTCGCCACGGAAACGGACCCCCGTCTCCACCGAGGGACACATGGGCCGCGCGGACGACCACCCCGGACGCTGCGACCGGGAATACCGACGACGCCGGGACGCCCTGGCGGCCCGCGCCGACAACCACGCGGTGGGGGCGCCCTATCCGGGCGTGGAGTACACCGAGGACGAGCACCGGACCTGGCGCGCCGTCCACGACGCGCTGCTCCCGAAGCACCGGGCGCACGCCTGCCGACCGGTGTTGGACACCCTCGCGGACACCGAGATCCCCGCCGACGGGGTCCCGCAACACGCGGACATCACGCCCGGGTTGACGGCACGCACCGGGTTCGCGCTCACGCTGGCCGGCGGGGTGGTGCCCAACGAACGGTTCCTGGGGTCCATGGAGCACGGCTACTTCCATGCGGTGCAGTTCGTCCGCCACCCGGCCGTGCCGCTCTACACCCCCGAACCGGACGTGCTGCACGACGTGTTCGGGCACGGCATCCATCTGTCGTCACCGCGCATCGCCGAGCTGTACCGGATGTTCGGCCGCGCCGCGAACCGGGTCCGGACCGACGAGGCACTGGACATTCTGAGCCGGGTGTATTGGTACACCCTGGAATTCGGATTGGTCAGCGAATCCGGCGCGCCCAAGGCTTTCGGCGCGGCACTGCTCTCGTCGTACGGGGAGATCGGGGCGCACGACGGGCGAGAAGTGCGCGAACTGGACGCATGCGCCACAGCCGGTACGCAGTACCGCATTTCCAGCTATCAGCCGGTTTTATTCGCGGCACGTTCCTTCTCCCACCTTGAGGACACAATCGGCACGTTCTGCACGGAATTCGACGACGACACCGGGCGGCGACTGGGATTGCCGGCACTGCGCCGCAATCGTGACTAG
- a CDS encoding PP2C family protein-serine/threonine phosphatase, with protein sequence MDTAAQYITVTALSHPGLIREHNEDSLVAGPWTLCGTVTENPQTLMFPLGSPVVVAVADGIGGQPGGEVASALTVAHLAALGPTLDGEEAVRAAVIRCNRAVYAAAERDPALTGMGTTVAGTVVLPEALLIFNVGDSRVLEAGEDGLRQVSVDDSPPLPAGQRTTSLVTQAVGGASRFVAVTPHVRTVPLVPGRRYVVCTDGLTDPVLEEEIAAVLHEHDGGRAVFELWKAAIEAGAPDNITVALIGVGG encoded by the coding sequence ATGGACACTGCGGCGCAGTACATCACGGTGACGGCGCTCAGCCACCCCGGACTGATCCGGGAGCACAACGAGGACAGCCTGGTCGCGGGGCCGTGGACGCTGTGCGGCACGGTGACCGAGAACCCCCAGACGCTGATGTTCCCGCTGGGCAGCCCGGTGGTCGTGGCGGTCGCCGACGGCATCGGCGGGCAGCCGGGCGGTGAGGTCGCCAGCGCGCTGACGGTGGCGCATCTGGCGGCGCTGGGACCGACGTTGGACGGCGAGGAGGCGGTGCGGGCGGCGGTGATCAGGTGCAACCGCGCGGTGTATGCGGCGGCCGAACGGGACCCGGCGCTGACCGGGATGGGGACCACGGTGGCCGGCACCGTCGTGTTGCCGGAGGCGTTGTTGATCTTCAACGTGGGCGACAGCCGGGTCCTGGAGGCCGGGGAGGACGGGCTGCGGCAGGTGAGCGTGGACGACAGCCCGCCGCTGCCGGCGGGGCAGCGGACCACGTCGCTGGTGACCCAGGCGGTCGGGGGCGCCAGCCGTTTCGTCGCGGTCACTCCGCACGTCCGCACCGTGCCGCTGGTCCCGGGCCGGCGCTACGTGGTGTGTACGGACGGGCTCACCGACCCGGTCCTGGAGGAGGAGATCGCCGCGGTGCTGCACGAACACGACGGCGGGCGGGCCGTCTTCGAGCTGTGGAAGGCGGCCATCGAGGCGGGCGCGCCGGACAACATCACGGTGGCGTTGATCGGGGTCGGGGGGTGA
- a CDS encoding site-2 protease family protein translates to MNGSVQIGRVVGVPLRMHWSVPLLVMLFAYGLGRQTLPVIAPGRSAVVYALAGVVGAALLTGSLLLHETAHAAIARRKQISVEDVTLWALGGMTRMGRPQTAAAAFAVAISGPLTSLLIGGIALGAGFGLHVLSLWAVPAVVLVWLGWANVLLGVFNLLPAVPLDGGRVVQALLWWRTGDRDRADIAASRGGQVMGVLLVAAGWFALLRGLPSGLWLALIGLFIMVVAGSERRRAAMQTALRGVRAADAMSAPVVTGADWLTVQRFIDEVAVTTGHSVVPLLDFEGRPSGLVQVRRLASIPAAQRAELRVRDVAIPVSQCAVAAPDDLLSEAMDRVTLRTGMRILVVDAGHLVGIITAKDVSRLMRRHTLRDGRTGAGTG, encoded by the coding sequence ATGAACGGCTCGGTCCAGATCGGACGTGTGGTCGGGGTGCCGCTGCGGATGCACTGGAGCGTGCCGCTGCTGGTGATGCTGTTCGCGTACGGCCTCGGGCGGCAGACGCTGCCGGTGATCGCCCCGGGACGTTCCGCTGTCGTCTATGCCCTGGCCGGCGTCGTCGGGGCCGCGTTGCTCACCGGCAGTCTGCTGCTGCACGAGACGGCGCATGCCGCGATCGCGCGCCGGAAGCAGATATCCGTCGAGGACGTGACCCTGTGGGCGCTGGGCGGGATGACGCGCATGGGGCGGCCGCAGACCGCCGCCGCGGCCTTCGCGGTCGCCATCAGCGGACCGCTCACCAGCCTGCTCATCGGGGGAATCGCGCTGGGCGCCGGCTTCGGGCTGCATGTGCTGTCCCTGTGGGCGGTGCCGGCGGTCGTGCTGGTGTGGCTGGGCTGGGCCAATGTGCTCCTGGGCGTGTTCAATCTGCTGCCGGCCGTCCCGCTCGATGGGGGGCGGGTGGTGCAGGCACTGCTGTGGTGGCGCACCGGGGACCGGGACCGTGCGGACATCGCGGCGTCCCGGGGCGGCCAGGTGATGGGCGTACTGCTGGTGGCGGCCGGCTGGTTCGCGCTGTTGCGCGGGTTGCCGAGCGGGTTGTGGCTGGCCTTGATCGGGCTGTTCATCATGGTCGTCGCCGGGTCCGAGCGGCGGCGGGCGGCGATGCAGACGGCGTTGCGCGGGGTGCGGGCGGCCGATGCCATGTCCGCTCCCGTGGTGACCGGGGCGGACTGGCTGACGGTGCAGCGGTTCATCGACGAGGTGGCCGTGACGACCGGGCACTCCGTCGTCCCGTTGCTGGACTTCGAGGGGCGGCCGAGCGGCCTGGTGCAGGTCCGCAGGCTGGCGTCGATACCCGCCGCCCAGCGGGCGGAGCTGCGGGTTCGGGACGTGGCCATACCGGTGTCCCAGTGCGCGGTGGCCGCGCCGGACGATCTGCTGAGCGAGGCGATGGACCGGGTGACGCTGCGGACCGGGATGCGGATCCTGGTCGTGGACGCCGGGCATCTGGTGGGGATCATCACGGCGAAGGACGTGTCCCGGCTGATGCGGCGACACACGCTGCGCGACGGCCGGACCGGGGCCGGGACCGGGTGA